Genomic segment of Clostridium sp. Marseille-P299:
CCTTTTGCAGTAATATTAAAAATTCCATTGGCAACATAAAGAAAACCAAGAGAAGCATCGTCACTATTTTCTGCGTGAATCCCATCTTTGTCAGAATTGATTGTAAAAGATCCATTGGCAATTCTTACGCTGTCCTTTCCTGAAATCCCATGGCTTGCTGCCGTAATATCATAAGCTCCACTTGTAATCACTAGATCGTCTTTTGATACTATCCCATGTCCTGCAGCTGCTTGAATCACTAGTGAACCAGCTCCGTTTAAAGTAATATCAGACTTTGAAAAAATTACAGAATCAATATTGTTATCATCAATTGCCACATAGTTACCGCCATTCGTTAGAATGTTGCTTGAGTTTGCGGTAGTTGTTACAAATACTTTGTCAGCCTCTTTCACATAGATGGCCGCTGAAGTCTCGTTGGAGATCTTAACTCCATCTAATACAATCTGAACTTTATCAGTATCATCTGCCTCTATAACCACCATACCGTTGTCCAAATTACCAGAAAGAATATAGGTACCTTCGTCCATAATCGTGATGATATTGTCTGAAATCTCTACAGCATTGGAATCACACTGAGCGCTGTCCCCATTTAAGTTGATTAAGGCACTTTCATTTTCCTCATAGCCAATTTCAAAATCTCGATTTGAAAACATTTCAGATGTGTCTATGGATGTCTGTGTGATATTAGAATCGGAATCCGAAGTACTGCTGTTCGCAGTACTATTCTCAGTAGTACTATTCCCCGATGTACTATTCCCTGATGTTCCATTCTCTGACGAACCATTCTCTGAACTATTAATCTCAGCAGTGCTACCCTTAGTTGAACTGTCACCCTCTTTCGTGCTACATCCAGACACAGCTAGCATTAGCACCAAAAAAAGGACTGATAATTTATGTTTGTGCATAGTTTTCCTCCTTTACAATTCAGATACTGTAGTTTCTTGTTTAGAAACAGAAATTTCTAGGTTACCATTCCTACAACGGAGTTTATCAATTAGTTCTTTTTCCGAATTTGCATTGTTTAGAGTCAAATTATAGGTTAGTCGAAAAAGACTCCCCATGTTTGTAGTTTTTACTTGTACAAGTTCCCATGAGGAAGCATAGGATTGTAGCAGTTCCTCAAACACTCCACTATAATCTAGATCCTCTGGAATAGTGATGCGTAAGGTCTTATATAAGTTTCCATTTTCCCTAACGCCAAAATCAAAATAACTATAAAGTACGCTAATTCCACTGAGTATGATTGCAAATAAGAACGCATATCCTAGATACCCCATACCAGTAATCAAACCGGTACCCATAGCAAGGAAAAGTACTCCAATCTCTTTTGCAGTTCCTGGAACTGATCGAAATCGCACCAAACTAAATGCACCAGCAACAGCCACGCCAGTGCCCACATTCCCATTCACCATCATGATGACTACACAGACAACAGTAGGAAGAATGGCCAATGTGATTACAAAACTTTTCGTATACCGCGTACGGTACATATACATAGCAGCTAATATCAAGCCAATTACCAGAGAGCAACCGATGCAAAGTAGAAAATCAGATACAGAAATTACTCTGGTCATATCCGTATCAAAAATACCTTTAAATAAAGAATCAAGCATGTAAAAGACCTCCTTGGAAGTTATATTGAATTGTTTTTTGGTAGGCGGTTCCGTATTTTGAAAAAGAAATTTTAAAAATATTATTTTTTGACAAATAATTCGACATCCACAAAGGGATTCCTCCTGAAGTTTTTATTTCCATCAAAGACATTCCTTCGTCTATTAAGGGGGTTCCATAAATACCACTCTCAAAAG
This window contains:
- a CDS encoding DUF4956 domain-containing protein; translated protein: MLDSLFKGIFDTDMTRVISVSDFLLCIGCSLVIGLILAAMYMYRTRYTKSFVITLAILPTVVCVVIMMVNGNVGTGVAVAGAFSLVRFRSVPGTAKEIGVLFLAMGTGLITGMGYLGYAFLFAIILSGISVLYSYFDFGVRENGNLYKTLRITIPEDLDYSGVFEELLQSYASSWELVQVKTTNMGSLFRLTYNLTLNNANSEKELIDKLRCRNGNLEISVSKQETTVSEL